The following proteins come from a genomic window of Ignisphaera sp.:
- a CDS encoding DEAD/DEAH box helicase, with protein MTITFSINEKLNNEFFSELDKIADIVKYDVESHTWIYRLNPAKVSFYGFEKTIEFIVNKLGINIPLRALEHLKKISSEPIHVFVDLKDDALHLYPLNTSVLGSLLEMGIVRYDLISKVFKARIRALHMILDHLNEGGYRVKLGFQIDYRASFKSFFSIALKTYQEEAYKAWKEAGCRGIVVMPVGAGRMAIALKAIDELKVRTVILVPSIDSLYKWVGYLVKYLNVSLKDIGVFGGGRREIKEITVMTYDMASSNLWKVPTYFGLLIADECHFAVSDTYRNALNNVTAPYRLGLTQTPNRDDGLHRYYKAVLGPIVYSISLNEFREKKCFRSPKGFIVHVGLSREEYEEYKRLMKMYLNYCRSVYPSTRDIGERFRRVLELSPLDQGAREALRARLKARKIVLNIDRKIRVVERLLKRFENEKILIFSKYPGVVRRIARQLLIPRILPDTPEDEKRVYLKMFRYGDIRVLATSIIFDKTFDNFPEPNVAIVVSGVIPGRDYVKRILEILKPGDKQPLLIEIVTKIGKIEPSIEMKEAEQNMQVASQ; from the coding sequence ATGACAATAACTTTCTCTATAAATGAGAAACTTAACAACGAGTTTTTCTCAGAATTGGATAAGATAGCAGATATTGTGAAATACGATGTGGAGTCACATACATGGATATATAGATTAAATCCTGCCAAGGTCTCTTTCTATGGATTTGAAAAAACTATAGAATTTATTGTAAATAAGCTTGGGATAAACATACCGTTAAGAGCATTGGAGCATCTTAAAAAGATTTCTTCTGAGCCTATCCATGTATTCGTTGATCTGAAAGATGATGCGCTACATCTATACCCATTGAATACAAGTGTTCTGGGTTCACTACTTGAGATGGGGATTGTAAGATATGATCTAATTTCCAAAGTGTTTAAAGCAAGGATAAGAGCTCTACACATGATTCTTGATCATCTTAATGAGGGTGGATATAGAGTTAAGCTGGGATTTCAGATAGATTACAGAGCATCTTTTAAATCATTTTTTAGCATCGCTCTTAAAACCTATCAGGAGGAGGCCTATAAAGCGTGGAAGGAGGCTGGATGCAGGGGTATTGTTGTTATGCCTGTTGGTGCTGGGAGAATGGCTATAGCTTTAAAGGCTATTGATGAACTGAAGGTCAGAACTGTTATCCTTGTTCCAAGCATAGATTCTTTATATAAGTGGGTTGGCTACCTAGTCAAGTATCTGAATGTCTCTCTCAAGGATATTGGCGTCTTTGGTGGTGGGAGAAGGGAGATTAAAGAGATAACAGTGATGACATATGACATGGCATCTTCCAACCTATGGAAAGTGCCAACTTATTTCGGTTTGCTGATAGCCGATGAGTGCCACTTTGCTGTTAGCGATACCTATAGAAATGCATTAAACAATGTTACAGCTCCATATAGACTAGGCTTGACCCAAACCCCGAATAGAGATGATGGGCTACACAGATACTATAAAGCTGTTCTTGGGCCAATAGTCTACAGCATAAGCTTGAATGAGTTTCGCGAAAAGAAATGTTTTAGGAGTCCAAAGGGGTTTATAGTTCATGTCGGGCTATCTAGAGAGGAGTATGAAGAATATAAAAGACTTATGAAGATGTATCTAAATTATTGTAGATCTGTTTACCCAAGTACTAGAGACATTGGAGAAAGGTTTAGAAGAGTTTTGGAGCTGAGTCCATTAGATCAAGGGGCCAGAGAGGCGCTGAGAGCTAGGCTAAAAGCAAGGAAAATAGTTTTGAACATTGATAGAAAGATCAGGGTTGTGGAACGTCTTTTGAAGAGGTTTGAAAACGAGAAGATTTTGATATTTTCTAAGTATCCAGGGGTTGTGAGGAGAATAGCTAGACAACTTCTTATTCCCAGGATATTGCCTGATACTCCAGAGGATGAGAAGAGGGTTTATCTCAAGATGTTCAGATATGGCGATATAAGGGTCTTGGCTACATCGATAATCTTTGATAAAACATTTGACAACTTTCCAGAGCCAAATGTGGCAATAGTTGTGAGTGGTGTGATACCTGGTAGAGACTACGTTAAGAGGATACTCGAAATACTTAAGCCTGGAGACAAACAGCCTCTACTAATAGAGATAGTCACTAAAATTGGTAAGATAGAACCATCAATAGAGATGAAAGAAGCTGAACAAAATATGCAGGTGGCCAGTCAATGA
- a CDS encoding DUF790 family protein: MTLGLFDIPLKEFEEGLYKPRYLDTLSDQDLVNSIIQFYSSIVGMRFGDVDWNELRIAIGDRQLFKAIRKIMTGFYTPLRDMKVCDTPVSPKVLRIQAFQQINKRFGGFASSENRRRIIKNVIHALRLPKSIELDEVLWCDEIDKAVIKKVEEPSVDKVVKEYNLQVFNTLCRNSIYIVIYFGEDCPAKDIIRSINRSSKLYGILWDAKYANNGYTIMIEGPKRLFGKASRYGYRIAQTLLTIIPLLRDCKAYWYIDAILYAKWADIKVRMLSNDIVPQLSLDHWLLIKPVFDSNILERIYEALKVLGLKISKCEDPVIINDTIYMPDFEIRANNDIFYVEVIGFWRRELAERVAKRLSFISKIVNNIMVIAEEPLKEFLDGIEIFTIYYRIIDGVPRAPYKKIVDYITKGMTKKKSHTKIV, from the coding sequence ATGACCCTAGGCCTGTTCGATATACCACTTAAAGAATTTGAGGAAGGACTCTACAAACCAAGATATTTGGACACACTTTCTGATCAAGACTTAGTCAACTCCATTATACAGTTTTACAGCTCTATTGTCGGTATGAGGTTTGGAGATGTTGATTGGAATGAGCTAAGAATAGCTATTGGAGATAGACAACTCTTTAAAGCTATAAGAAAGATTATGACAGGATTTTATACTCCTCTACGCGATATGAAAGTATGCGATACACCTGTATCCCCCAAGGTTCTGAGGATACAAGCTTTTCAGCAAATCAATAAGAGGTTTGGTGGCTTTGCATCTTCAGAGAATAGACGAAGGATTATAAAAAACGTTATACATGCTCTTCGCCTTCCAAAGTCAATAGAATTAGATGAGGTTTTGTGGTGTGATGAGATAGACAAAGCTGTCATCAAGAAAGTTGAGGAGCCTTCTGTAGATAAGGTGGTGAAGGAATACAATTTACAAGTTTTCAATACATTGTGCAGAAATAGTATCTATATTGTTATATACTTTGGAGAAGATTGCCCAGCCAAAGACATTATAAGATCCATCAATAGAAGCTCGAAGCTCTATGGAATTCTATGGGACGCTAAATACGCAAACAATGGCTATACAATCATGATTGAGGGTCCTAAGAGACTATTTGGCAAGGCATCGAGATATGGCTACAGAATAGCACAAACACTTTTAACAATCATCCCACTTTTGCGTGATTGCAAAGCTTATTGGTACATAGATGCAATTCTATATGCTAAATGGGCGGATATTAAGGTTCGTATGCTATCTAACGATATTGTTCCCCAGCTTTCGCTTGACCACTGGCTCTTAATAAAACCTGTGTTTGATAGTAACATTCTTGAGAGAATATATGAAGCGTTGAAGGTGCTGGGACTCAAAATATCTAAGTGTGAAGATCCTGTAATAATCAATGACACTATTTATATGCCTGACTTCGAGATTAGAGCCAATAACGATATTTTCTACGTAGAGGTTATAGGTTTCTGGAGAAGGGAGCTCGCTGAGAGAGTGGCAAAGAGACTTTCATTTATATCAAAAATAGTTAATAACATCATGGTTATAGCCGAAGAACCATTAAAAGAGTTTTTAGATGGTATAGAAATATTCACAATATACTATAGAATTATTGATGGAGTTCCTAGAGCTCCTTACAAAAAAATAGTTGATTATATAACGAAAGGAATGACCAAGAAAAAGTCTCACACTAAAATAGTATAG